A stretch of the Kroppenstedtia eburnea genome encodes the following:
- the gpr gene encoding GPR endopeptidase: MDQQLNLANFPVRTDLAREAVDMAVQNRGDGSGIPGVQMDEHEEEGITTSWIRIEDEQGAEALGKVPGLYLTLEIPALRSKDSKLQSRVASHFADQFEKFLRETGIDPDADILIVGLGNRDVTADALGPFVVQHMMVTRHLFALMPEQVEEGYRPVSAIAPGVLGTTGMETSEIIFGVVEKTRPDAVIAVDALASRALSRVNTTIQVADTGIHPGSGVGNKRKALNRDSLGIPVIAIGIPTVVDAATIAHDTVEMVISYLHREMNQKQPTNPLDPLNRPNLKELRDQKIPSRTSRQMMGMVGTLDSEEKRRLINEVLNPLGQNLIVTPKEVDMFIGDMGKLVADGLNCALHEAVTPENVSAHIN; encoded by the coding sequence GAACTTCCCGGTTCGGACAGACCTGGCCCGGGAAGCCGTCGATATGGCGGTGCAAAACCGGGGGGACGGAAGTGGAATTCCGGGAGTCCAGATGGACGAGCACGAGGAGGAAGGGATTACCACGAGCTGGATCCGGATCGAGGATGAGCAGGGGGCAGAGGCGCTGGGGAAAGTACCCGGCCTTTACCTGACGTTGGAGATTCCCGCTCTCCGCAGCAAGGATTCCAAACTGCAGAGCCGTGTAGCCTCCCATTTTGCCGATCAATTTGAGAAGTTCCTTCGGGAAACAGGGATCGATCCCGACGCCGACATTCTGATCGTCGGTCTGGGTAACCGCGATGTTACCGCCGATGCTCTGGGACCTTTTGTAGTGCAACATATGATGGTTACCCGTCACCTGTTTGCATTGATGCCGGAACAGGTGGAGGAGGGTTATCGACCGGTCAGCGCCATCGCTCCCGGTGTCCTGGGAACCACGGGGATGGAGACCAGCGAAATCATCTTCGGGGTTGTGGAGAAAACGCGTCCCGATGCGGTGATCGCCGTCGATGCCCTGGCTTCCCGCGCCCTCAGCCGGGTCAACACCACCATCCAAGTGGCGGATACCGGCATCCATCCGGGCTCCGGTGTGGGGAATAAGCGGAAGGCTCTCAACCGGGACAGCCTGGGCATCCCCGTCATCGCCATCGGGATCCCCACGGTGGTGGATGCGGCCACCATCGCCCATGACACCGTGGAAATGGTGATCTCCTATCTCCATCGGGAGATGAACCAGAAGCAGCCGACCAATCCCCTCGACCCCTTGAACCGTCCCAATCTCAAAGAGCTACGCGATCAGAAAATCCCCTCCCGCACCAGCCGACAGATGATGGGGATGGTGGGCACCCTCGATTCTGAGGAGAAACGGCGGCTGATCAACGAAGTGCTCAATCCCCTGGGGCAAAATCTGATCGTCACCCCGAAGGAAGTGGACATGTTTATCGGGGATATGGGGAAGTTGGTGGCCGACGGGTTGAACTGCGCCCTCCACGAAGCGGTCACTCCCGAAAACGTATCTGCCCATATCAACTGA